CAGATTCATCTAAATTTTTACCTTTAGATGGAAGATTAAACATAGTTTCATAATTAACCTCTTCATCTGGTAAAAATACTGTGATTTGACCTAATGTTCCATGAATTGCTCCATGAATAAATGGAATTCCTTTTTTATTAGCTGCTCTAGAAACAATAACTCTTGTTTTAACATTATCCAAAGCATCAATAACAATATCACTGTCATCAATTATTTTATCAATATTATCTTGAGTTACAGTTTCATTAAAATAATTAACTTTTACATAAGGATTTATTAGTCTGACTTTTTCTTTAGCTACTTGGCTTTTATCAAGACTTACCTCTGTAAGGCTAGCTAGTGTTTGTCTATTTAAGTTTGATAGGTCAAATGCATCTTCATCAACTAAATTAAGTTGACCAACACCCATTCTAGCTAACATTTCAATAGTTTCGCCACCTATGCCTCCACAACCAATAACAGCTATTTTAGCTTCTTTAAATCTTTCTTGTTGACTTCTAGTTACAATACTCATTTGACGGCTTATTATTTCCCAATATCCGTCACCTATATATCTTGTTGGCATTTTTTTCACCTTTTTAAAAATGATTGAATTCTCTACCAAAATATTCATCAACTTTTTTAAGTTCTTCTGGAATATTTAGCATTTGAGGGCAAACAAATTCACAATTTCTACAATTAGTACAGCTATCTGCTTTACTACCATCATCAATTAATGTAAAATATTGTAATGCACTGCCTTTTGGGTTATTTAAAATTTTACCAATATTGTATTCTTTGAAACAATTAACAATATCAATGCCTTCTGGGCAAGGCATACAATATCCACAGCTAGTACATTCATTTCCAGTTAATTTCCTGTAAGTTCTGGCTACTTGTCTAATTAATTCTTTATCATGTTGGCTAATTTCTTTAACATTTGATGCAATTTGGATATTCTGTTTAACTTGTTCTAAGGAGTTCATACCACTTAAAACACAGTCAACATCATCTCTATTCCATAAATATTCTAAAGCCCATTCTACAGGAGTTCTTTTAAGTTCTGCAGTATCCCATATTTTTTGAACTTCTGGAGGAATATTTTGAACTAATCTGCCTCCACGTAATGGTTCCATAATCATGCTCCCAATATTTAATTGTTTTAATTGATCAAGACCCATTATTCCAGTTTGATAATATTCATCAAGATAATTCATTTGTGTTAAAACAACTTCCCATTTTGGATATGCATCAAGAATATTTACGAAAGTGTCAATTTCACAATGTGATGAAAATCCAACATGTTTTATTTTGCCGCTGCTTAAACAATCATCAAGAAAATCTAGCACTCTAAGTTTACGAATTTTATTCCAGTCATCTTCACTAAGAGCATGTAATAAATAAATATCAATACTGTCTGTTTGAAGTTTTTTTAGTTGTTTATCAAGATAATATTCAAAATCTCCCTTTTCTTCTATTAACCAACTTGGTGATTTTGTAGAAATTAAAACATCATCACGATAGTTATTTTCTTTTAAAAATTTTCCAATGAAAGTTTCACTATTCCCATTACCGTCTATTCCAGCACTATGGTATGGATAGGCAGTATCAATAATATTGATTCCATTAGTAATTCCATAACTAAGTATTTCATTAGCCTTAATTTCATCTATATTATCATTTGAGCCTTTGGTAGGTAGTCTCATGCCTCCAAAACCAAGAATTGAAACATTTTCTTTGGTTTTCCCAAGTTCTCTATATTGCATTTTAATAAATCCTCAAATCTTAACAATTGATATATTTTATTAATGCATTATAAAACAGTTTTGATTAAATTTATTTTAGATAAAATTAGCTTGTAAAATTGAAATTTTCTTTAAAGATAGTTTTAAAAATAATATTCCTGGGATTGAAGATGCCGGGAGCGGGATTCGAACCCGCGGCCTCACGGTATCCCAGGAATTAGTCAGAGCACTGCTTAATTACCCTATGAGCCGTGCGCTCTAACCAGCTGAGCCACCCCGGCATCAGACATTTATATATTAAATTCTCATTACATTTATACTTTTTGTTTTTCATGATTTTAATCATTTTTTATTATTTGTTGATATAATTAAATAAATTCTCTTATTTATTGGGAAGTATTTGTTAATTGTATATTAATATTAGAAATATTTGGATATTATATTATTTTTGATGTTATTTTTATAATGATAATATTTAATAACTTTCAAACAATATATTATAAATATTATTTAATTATTCAAGGGGGATATTATGAGTAAAGTTAAAGACATGTCTCTTGCTAAAGAAGGTATAAGAAAAATTGAATGGGTTCAAAGGCACATGCCTGTTCTTGAACACATTAAGAAAGAATATGAAGAAACCCAACCATTTAAAGGCATAACTATTGGTTCATGTTTGCATTTAGAACCTAAAACTATTAATTTAGGTTTAACATTACAAGCAGGTGGTGCTGAAGTAGCTATGACTGGTTGTAATCCATTATCTACTCATGATGATGCAGTAGCAGGAGCGGCTGATTTAGGTTTAAATATCTATGGTTGGAGAGATCAAGATGATGAAGAGTACTATCAAACTATTAATATGGTTCTTGATCATAAACCTGATATAATCATTGATGATGGTGCAGATATGATCATGGTTCTTCATAATGAAAGAACCGATGTTTTAAAACATATTAAAGGAGCTTGTGAAGAAACTACTACTGGAGTTCATAGATTAGAAGCTATGCATAAAGATGGTGCTTTAAAATTCCCTGTTGTAGCGGTAAATGATGCTTATACAAAATACTTATTTGATAATAGATATGGTACTGGTCAATCTAGTTTTGATGCAATTATGGGAACTACTAATATGGTAATTGCAGGTAAATCTGTTGTTGTATGTGGATATGGCTGGTGTGGTCGTGGAATCGCTATGAGGGCACAAGGTCTTGGAGCTAATGTTATTGTAACTGAAGTAGATCCTATCAGAGCACTTGAAGCTAGAATGGATGGTTACAGAGTAATGAAAATTAGAGATGCTGTAAAAGAAGCTGACTTAATAATTACTGTAACTGGAAATATCAATATTATTCATGGTGATGACTTTAAATACATGAAAGATGGATGTATGTTATGTAATTCAGGTCATTTTAATGTAGAAATTAATAGACAAGATTTAGAAGCTCAATCAACAAGTGTAAAAGAAGTAAGAGAAAGTATTGAAATGTTTGCTATGAAAGATGGTAGAAAAATTTACTTGCTTGCTGATGGAAGATTAGTAAACTTATCTGCAGCTAGAGGACAAGGACATCCAGCAGAAATTATGGATATGAGTTTTGCTGTTCAAGCTTTATCTGCTAAATACATATTAAATAATGATTTGTCTGTTGGTGTAACTAAAGCTCCAGATGAAATTGATTATGAAGTAGCTAACTTAAAATTAAAAGCTATGGATATTGAGATTGATACGTTATCTGATCGTCAAAAAGAATACATGAGTAGTTGGAAAGAAGGAACTTAAATTCCTTTATTTCTTTTTTTGGATAAAATGTCTTATTTTAGATATGTTGATAATGGTGAAGGTCCGACTAAATTATTTATAGGTGGAGTTCATGGTAATGAAGGTAAAACTTCTTTAAAATTTATCAAACGATTAGATATTGAGAAATTTTCCAGTGGACAGTTCTATTTTTATAATTTTGATAAAACACCATATATCTCTACAATTGATAAAAATTATTATAAGTCAGAAATAGGTTTAAAAATTTTAGATTTAATTGAATATTTTGAACCTGATTTTTATACAGAACTTCATTGTTATGATTTAGCACATTTTGATAGATTAACTTCAATGGAACGTTATAATAAAACAGGAGTTCCTCCATTAATAGATTTGGGAAATCATGTGTTAGTAAGTTCAGTTTCTCCATTAATTAGGATGACTTATTTTTCTATAAACACTGTTTGTAAAACTTTAGAGTTTCCATGTATTGAAAAATTATCCTGTGAAAAAATTGAAAAATATGGATTTAATAAAAAATTAGCTATTGAAACTTATGAAAAACTTCTTAATTTAATCATTAGTTCACCTAATCGCCAATATTTTGAAAAAGAAATGTTAAAGAATTATCATGGACAAGTTGCATTAGCTATTGATTATGCTAAAAAAGTATTTGGTCCGGAGTTTCCTCCTTATTAAAACCAGTCTTCAAGACTTTTCTGATTTGAATTTAAATTTTTTAACTTATCACAAGCTTTAGAAACTCTGTCTTGTGAAAATCCATGTTCATCACATAAAAAATTAATGATATCATTTTTCGCTGGTTTTTTCCATTTAATTTTATAATCAGTGTTTACATTATGATTTAAAAATATTTCTTTTACTTCTGTTAAATCGTGGGTTGATTCTTCTTGAAGTTTAGCTATTTTATTTTCAAGTTCTCCTTTTTTAGCTAGTTTAAGAGCAGTTTTTGCACCTACTCCTTTTAAACCTTCACTAAAATCAGTTCCAATTAGTATACCCATTTCAATAAGTTGATTTTGAGTTATATTTAATTCATCTAAAACTCTTTTCAAGTTATAATATTCTAAATCTCCTAAGTTGGAATTAATAGCTAAGTTTCTTACAACTCTTTTAGCTCCAAATAATAAACAGTCATAATCTTGTGAAGCTACAGCCCATGCATCACCATTTTGAACAAGGTAAGCTGCTTGTGCTTCTCCTTCTCCATATGCTTCAATATAGGGTATTCCCATCATAGTCAATAGTTTTTTAGAAGATTCAATAATATATGGAGACAATTTGGAAGATCTCATTGCATATTTTCTAGCTTCTTCTGTGTTTTGATTAGCTAATGCTTCTTTCCATTTTTTTTCAGATTCTTCTCTAGTTTGTCTTCTTTGGTCAATAGTTTCTTGTTTAAGGTAAGATGGTGTTCCATCAAAGACATAAATTGGTTTTATATCTTTTTCAATCATTGAAGAATTTCTATATAAAATTCCGCTTAAATGAGATGTTATATTGCCTTCACTATCACTTAAAGGTCTTCCATCTCTTTGTCTGATTGTTGACAAAAATTGATAAAGGGTATTAAATGCATCTATGGACACAGCTCTTCCTTTTAAATCTTTAAAATTAATTGGTTCTGGTTCTATTATATCTTTTAGTTTAACACCCATTTTATCACTTTCTAAATGTTTGTAAATTTGCTAACTGGAAATACTTCTTTAATCCACATTAATATATTGTTTTTATGGATAATCATATATTCTCTAGCTAACATATCTTCAGTAGTTTCAAATAACTCTTTTAATCTGTCATTTGGTTTTTCAATATAAATTTTATTAATTTCTCTTCTAGATTCGATTTTATAATTTTTTAAAATTCTACCAATTGGTATGTCTGCTCTAACTAAGTCACAGCAGATTTCATCGGTTAATCGTTCTAGTGGGATATAAGATAATGCATAAATTAAATTTTCATCATCTTTATGCATTATAACTTCCCTATAATTAATTTGAGCACCTTTATTAACATTAATTAAATCGCTGATTTCATCATTTGCAGTATCAAAATGTTGTTCTAATGTACTTAATGTAATCTTACCATATAACACATCTAAAATAGCTGTAATTGATCCATCTGTGGTTAATAAGATTTTTTGAGTATTTGAAAAATTTTTTGTGTAATTTTCTTCTACTTTATTTATTTTTTCAATAAGGCGTTTATTAGCCTCATTTTTTTCAATAGTCATTTTTTCACTATAAATCTTTAGGATTTGTAATAACTCCTTCAATAGCTGAAGCAGCAACAACCTTTGAATTAGCTAGATATACGAAAGATTTTGGATCTCCCATTCTTCCTTTGAAATTTCTATTTGTTGTTGAAATACAGGTTTCTCCTTCAGATAATACTCCCATATGTCCACCAAGGCATGGTCCACATCCAGGGTTACAAATAATAGCCCCTGCATCTATAAAAGTATCAATGTATCCTTTATGAATTGCTTGTTTATAAATTTCAACTGATGCTGGAAGAATTAGTAATCTAGTATCCTTATTAATTTCATTATCTTTTAAGATTTCATAAGCATCTTTTAAATCAGATAATCTACCATTAGTACAGGAACCTATTAAACATTGGTCTACAGCAGTTCCTTCAACTTTGGAAATATTTTTAACATTGTCCACATCGTTAGGACATGCAATTTGAGGTTCCATATCATTTATGTCAAAGTGCATTTCTTTTTTATAGGTGCTGTCTTTATCGGATTTAACAATATTTAATTCATTTTTGTTTTTTCCAGTTCTTTGAGAAACATATCGTATAACTTCCTCATTGGGTTCCATTATACCATTTTTAGCTCCCATTTCAATAGCCATATTACAGATTGTAGCTCTGCCTTCCACACCCATTTTTTCGATAGTTTCTCCACAGAATTCTGCAGTCTGGTAAGTAGCTCCAGCTATTCCTACTTCTCCGATAATTTTTAAAATAATATCTTTTGGAGCAGTGTATGGATTTAATTCTCCAGTAACTTCCATTTTAATAGCTTCTGGAACCATAAACCAGGTTTTTCCTGTAGCATATACCATTGCTAAGTCAGTAGCACCCATTCCAGTTGAAAATGCTCCATATGCTCCATATGTGCATGTATGTGAGTCTGCACCTACAATAACTTTCCCTGGTTCAACTAGTCCTTTTTCAGGAAGTACTTGGTGGCAAATTCCATCACCATGTATGTAATTTTTAGTAATGTTCTGTTCTTTTATAAAATTTCTACATACTTTTTGGAATTCTGCAGATCCGATAGTATTTGCAGGAACGTTGTGATCAAATACAATTGCGATTTTTTCATTATCCCAAACTTTATTGGCTACTTTTTCAAAGGTTTTTATAGCTGGTGGAGATGTTCCGTCATGAGACATAGCTAAGTCAACAGGGATTTCAATAATTTCTCCAGGTGTAACTTCTTTACCTGCTTTGGCAGATAATATTTTTTCTGTAATATTCACTATTGTCACCTATTCATTTTTGTAATTGCAACTTTTTACAATTTCTTTGAATACTTCGTCGTTAATGTAGGTTCCTTCTTCTCTGCTTTTTTTAACTTTTTTAACAATTTCAATAAGTGTATCATCACTTATATCTAGGTTACATTCATTTAATTTAGCTTTTACAGCTCTACATCCTGAATGTTTACCTAAAACTAATTGTCTTTTTTGTCCTACTAATTCTGGAACATATGGTTCGTAACATAATGGTTCTTCAATAACTGCATCAACATGGATTCCGGATTCATGTCTAAATACATTATTTCCTACAACTGGTTTATTGTAGGGAATAGGTAATCCACTAGCTTTAGATACAATTTCAGATAATTCTTTAATATGTTTTGTTTTAAATCCTAAATCTTTTCCATATAATAATTTAAGACTCATGATTACTTCTTCGAGAGATGCATTTCCTGCACGTTCTCCAATACCATTTACAGTTGTTGATATTCCGTTAGCTCCAGCTAAAACACCAGCTATTGAATTTACAACAGCTAATCCAAAATCGTTATGACAATGTAGGGCAATATTTATATTAACATCTTTTTTAAGTTCAGTCACTAAATATGTAATTCCTTGGGGAGTTATAGCTCCAGTAGTATCTGCTATATGTACTCTGTCAGCACCATAACTTTCAGCTTTATTATATATTCTTTTTAAGAAGTCCAAATCAGTTCTAGTTGCATCTTCTGCAGAAAATGCAACAAATAATCCGTGGTCTTTAGCGTATTCGATTGCATTCATACAAGTGTTCAATGCTTCTTGACGTCCAATATGCATTTTATGTTCTAAATGAATATCAGAAGTCCCCATAAATGTAATGACTCCGTCAACATCACAGTCTAGGGCAGCATTAATATCTTCTTTTTTGGTTCTAGCTAAAGAGAGAATCTGTGCATCAAGACCCTCAGAAGTGATGGCTTTCACGGATTCCTGTTCTTTTTTGGATACTATTGGAAAACCTGCTTCAATTTGTTTAATTTTAATTTCATCTAGTTTTTTAGCAATTTCTAATTTTTCTTCTGGACTAAAACAAACT
The uncultured Methanobrevibacter sp. genome window above contains:
- a CDS encoding DUF2119 domain-containing protein, which produces MSYFRYVDNGEGPTKLFIGGVHGNEGKTSLKFIKRLDIEKFSSGQFYFYNFDKTPYISTIDKNYYKSEIGLKILDLIEYFEPDFYTELHCYDLAHFDRLTSMERYNKTGVPPLIDLGNHVLVSSVSPLIRMTYFSINTVCKTLEFPCIEKLSCEKIEKYGFNKKLAIETYEKLLNLIISSPNRQYFEKEMLKNYHGQVALAIDYAKKVFGPEFPPY
- the hacA gene encoding homoaconitase large subunit, yielding MNITEKILSAKAGKEVTPGEIIEIPVDLAMSHDGTSPPAIKTFEKVANKVWDNEKIAIVFDHNVPANTIGSAEFQKVCRNFIKEQNITKNYIHGDGICHQVLPEKGLVEPGKVIVGADSHTCTYGAYGAFSTGMGATDLAMVYATGKTWFMVPEAIKMEVTGELNPYTAPKDIILKIIGEVGIAGATYQTAEFCGETIEKMGVEGRATICNMAIEMGAKNGIMEPNEEVIRYVSQRTGKNKNELNIVKSDKDSTYKKEMHFDINDMEPQIACPNDVDNVKNISKVEGTAVDQCLIGSCTNGRLSDLKDAYEILKDNEINKDTRLLILPASVEIYKQAIHKGYIDTFIDAGAIICNPGCGPCLGGHMGVLSEGETCISTTNRNFKGRMGDPKSFVYLANSKVVAASAIEGVITNPKDL
- a CDS encoding aldo/keto reductase, whose amino-acid sequence is MQYRELGKTKENVSILGFGGMRLPTKGSNDNIDEIKANEILSYGITNGINIIDTAYPYHSAGIDGNGNSETFIGKFLKENNYRDDVLISTKSPSWLIEEKGDFEYYLDKQLKKLQTDSIDIYLLHALSEDDWNKIRKLRVLDFLDDCLSSGKIKHVGFSSHCEIDTFVNILDAYPKWEVVLTQMNYLDEYYQTGIMGLDQLKQLNIGSMIMEPLRGGRLVQNIPPEVQKIWDTAELKRTPVEWALEYLWNRDDVDCVLSGMNSLEQVKQNIQIASNVKEISQHDKELIRQVARTYRKLTGNECTSCGYCMPCPEGIDIVNCFKEYNIGKILNNPKGSALQYFTLIDDGSKADSCTNCRNCEFVCPQMLNIPEELKKVDEYFGREFNHF
- a CDS encoding homocitrate synthase family protein translates to MQYYISHYNKEPELNFPDDITIYDTTLRDGEQTPGVCFSPEEKLEIAKKLDEIKIKQIEAGFPIVSKKEQESVKAITSEGLDAQILSLARTKKEDINAALDCDVDGVITFMGTSDIHLEHKMHIGRQEALNTCMNAIEYAKDHGLFVAFSAEDATRTDLDFLKRIYNKAESYGADRVHIADTTGAITPQGITYLVTELKKDVNINIALHCHNDFGLAVVNSIAGVLAGANGISTTVNGIGERAGNASLEEVIMSLKLLYGKDLGFKTKHIKELSEIVSKASGLPIPYNKPVVGNNVFRHESGIHVDAVIEEPLCYEPYVPELVGQKRQLVLGKHSGCRAVKAKLNECNLDISDDTLIEIVKKVKKSREEGTYINDEVFKEIVKSCNYKNE
- a CDS encoding chorismate lyase — protein: MTIEKNEANKRLIEKINKVEENYTKNFSNTQKILLTTDGSITAILDVLYGKITLSTLEQHFDTANDEISDLINVNKGAQINYREVIMHKDDENLIYALSYIPLERLTDEICCDLVRADIPIGRILKNYKIESRREINKIYIEKPNDRLKELFETTEDMLAREYMIIHKNNILMWIKEVFPVSKFTNI
- a CDS encoding adenosylhomocysteinase, which gives rise to MSKVKDMSLAKEGIRKIEWVQRHMPVLEHIKKEYEETQPFKGITIGSCLHLEPKTINLGLTLQAGGAEVAMTGCNPLSTHDDAVAGAADLGLNIYGWRDQDDEEYYQTINMVLDHKPDIIIDDGADMIMVLHNERTDVLKHIKGACEETTTGVHRLEAMHKDGALKFPVVAVNDAYTKYLFDNRYGTGQSSFDAIMGTTNMVIAGKSVVVCGYGWCGRGIAMRAQGLGANVIVTEVDPIRALEARMDGYRVMKIRDAVKEADLIITVTGNINIIHGDDFKYMKDGCMLCNSGHFNVEINRQDLEAQSTSVKEVRESIEMFAMKDGRKIYLLADGRLVNLSAARGQGHPAEIMDMSFAVQALSAKYILNNDLSVGVTKAPDEIDYEVANLKLKAMDIEIDTLSDRQKEYMSSWKEGT
- a CDS encoding HesA/MoeB/ThiF family protein, whose protein sequence is MPTRYIGDGYWEIISRQMSIVTRSQQERFKEAKIAVIGCGGIGGETIEMLARMGVGQLNLVDEDAFDLSNLNRQTLASLTEVSLDKSQVAKEKVRLINPYVKVNYFNETVTQDNIDKIIDDSDIVIDALDNVKTRVIVSRAANKKGIPFIHGAIHGTLGQITVFLPDEEVNYETMFNLPSKGKNLDESVLNDLSNVTSGVPPVIGPTPNLIGCLEAMEAFKIITKIGKVTVAPKILTFDLLDLTSFNVNEL
- the fen gene encoding flap endonuclease-1, with the translated sequence MGVKLKDIIEPEPINFKDLKGRAVSIDAFNTLYQFLSTIRQRDGRPLSDSEGNITSHLSGILYRNSSMIEKDIKPIYVFDGTPSYLKQETIDQRRQTREESEKKWKEALANQNTEEARKYAMRSSKLSPYIIESSKKLLTMMGIPYIEAYGEGEAQAAYLVQNGDAWAVASQDYDCLLFGAKRVVRNLAINSNLGDLEYYNLKRVLDELNITQNQLIEMGILIGTDFSEGLKGVGAKTALKLAKKGELENKIAKLQEESTHDLTEVKEIFLNHNVNTDYKIKWKKPAKNDIINFLCDEHGFSQDRVSKACDKLKNLNSNQKSLEDWF